In Pseudomonas nunensis, a single window of DNA contains:
- a CDS encoding VOC family protein, translated as MSMSHGVHSIDHYALNVPSLDEACQFFESFGLQVERQPQQLLLRAADGHAWAKILPAASKSLAYLSFNCYEQDFDALRQQIELAGGRFEDRQEAGIWFRDPDGNLLQVKVGEKTMPDQKSAHCNTSTPADHRGATTRDGLPQVRPRRLSHVLLFTPDVLGALHFYEQALGLKLSDKSLDIIAFSHAPHGCDHHLVAFAKSSAKGWHHAAWEVDSIDEVGTGAAQMAAAGHSKGWGTGRHCLGSNYFHYVQDPWGSFCEYSADMDYIGEGSQWPAGDYPPENSLYLWGPSVPDNFIFNTEADTPAPA; from the coding sequence ATGAGCATGTCCCATGGTGTGCATTCGATTGATCATTACGCGCTGAACGTTCCCTCGCTGGACGAAGCCTGCCAATTCTTCGAAAGCTTTGGTCTGCAAGTTGAACGTCAACCGCAGCAACTCCTTCTGCGAGCAGCGGACGGCCATGCATGGGCGAAAATCCTCCCTGCCGCCTCCAAGTCACTGGCGTATCTGAGTTTCAATTGCTACGAACAGGACTTCGACGCGCTGCGCCAGCAAATCGAGCTCGCCGGCGGTCGCTTTGAAGACCGTCAAGAAGCCGGCATCTGGTTCCGCGATCCGGACGGCAACTTGTTGCAGGTCAAGGTCGGTGAGAAAACCATGCCCGACCAGAAGTCAGCTCATTGCAACACCAGCACGCCTGCCGACCATCGCGGCGCAACGACGCGGGACGGGCTCCCGCAAGTTCGCCCTCGTCGCTTGTCTCATGTTCTGTTGTTCACCCCAGATGTGCTCGGTGCTCTGCATTTTTACGAGCAAGCGCTAGGCCTGAAACTTTCGGACAAGTCGCTGGACATCATCGCCTTCAGTCACGCCCCGCACGGCTGCGATCATCACCTTGTGGCGTTCGCCAAAAGCAGCGCTAAAGGCTGGCACCATGCGGCGTGGGAAGTCGACAGCATCGATGAAGTCGGCACTGGCGCCGCTCAAATGGCCGCTGCTGGCCACAGCAAAGGCTGGGGGACCGGGCGCCATTGCCTGGGCTCGAACTACTTCCACTATGTACAGGATCCGTGGGGCTCGTTCTGCGAATACTCGGCAGACATGGATTACATCGGCGAAGGCAGTCAATGGCCCGCCGGCGATTACCCGCCGGAAAACTCCCTGTACCTCTGGGGCCCGTCCGTCCCGGACAACTTCATTTTTAACACTGAAGCGGACACCCCGGCCCCCGCCTGA
- a CDS encoding fumarylacetoacetate hydrolase family protein: protein MRYVRFLNQGQPVLGVVTAEGVRVLGAESLESLLARGVDLTTHGAQANGALMEIAEDAYLPLMAHPTKIVCVGLNYADHTKESPYAQPTYPTLFPRWNSSLTAHNQPLIRPRISDTLDYEGEMAVVLKSGGRHIRKEDALEHVAGYALFNEGSVRDYQFISPQWTVGKNFDDTGAFGPVLVTADELPAGGKGLLLETRVNGKVVQSANTDDMLFDVATIISTLSEAVTLEAGDVIVSGTPAGVGFGMNPKVYLKAGDIVEVSIEGIGKLVNPVVDEA from the coding sequence ATGCGCTACGTCCGCTTCCTCAATCAAGGCCAACCAGTCCTGGGTGTCGTCACTGCCGAAGGTGTACGCGTGTTGGGTGCCGAATCTCTTGAGTCGCTGCTAGCCCGTGGTGTCGACCTGACCACTCACGGCGCCCAAGCCAACGGCGCCCTGATGGAGATTGCCGAAGACGCTTATCTGCCATTGATGGCCCACCCGACAAAAATCGTCTGCGTCGGCCTAAATTACGCCGACCACACCAAAGAATCGCCTTACGCCCAACCGACCTATCCGACCCTGTTCCCGCGCTGGAACTCCAGCCTGACGGCGCATAATCAACCGCTGATTCGCCCACGCATCTCCGACACCCTCGACTACGAAGGTGAGATGGCCGTAGTGCTCAAGAGCGGTGGTCGCCACATTCGCAAGGAAGATGCGCTTGAACACGTCGCCGGTTATGCGCTGTTCAACGAAGGTTCGGTGCGCGATTACCAGTTCATCTCGCCCCAGTGGACGGTCGGCAAGAACTTCGATGACACGGGCGCGTTTGGCCCGGTACTGGTGACCGCTGATGAATTGCCCGCCGGCGGTAAAGGTCTGCTGCTGGAAACTCGTGTTAATGGCAAGGTCGTACAATCTGCGAACACCGACGACATGCTGTTTGACGTGGCCACCATCATATCGACACTCTCTGAGGCGGTAACGCTGGAAGCTGGCGACGTGATTGTCAGCGGCACCCCGGCAGGTGTTGGTTTTGGGATGAATCCGAAAGTGTATTTAAAGGCTGGCGATATCGTCGAGGTGTCCATTGAAGGCATCGGCAAACTGGTAAACCCGGTGGTTGACGAAGCCTGA
- a CDS encoding GntR family transcriptional regulator, giving the protein MNSPLINWQSVETTEKRTMASQLEARIRQDIINGQLAPGIRLRLKELAEAYAVGVIPLREALSRLASSGFVSAADQKGFSVGRISAAEISDITAVRLHVESKALADSINHGDVEWESRVIAAHHRLDRLSIVEGPERLLKPEWENAHENFHQALISSCNSPTLLRLCSSLRDQTARYRFLSMHYAESSHRDVPHEHRQLMDAALAKDIGKACELLSRHYQTTTDSVLKHALLNEV; this is encoded by the coding sequence GTGAATTCCCCCCTGATCAATTGGCAATCCGTTGAGACCACGGAAAAACGTACGATGGCCTCGCAACTCGAAGCACGGATTCGCCAGGACATCATCAATGGTCAACTGGCTCCGGGCATCCGTTTGCGGCTTAAGGAGCTGGCTGAGGCCTACGCTGTGGGCGTGATTCCTCTGCGCGAAGCGTTATCGCGTTTGGCTAGTAGTGGGTTCGTTTCGGCGGCGGATCAAAAGGGGTTCAGCGTCGGCCGAATTTCTGCTGCCGAAATCTCCGACATCACCGCCGTACGCTTGCATGTCGAAAGCAAGGCGTTAGCAGACTCTATTAATCATGGTGACGTTGAATGGGAAAGCAGGGTGATCGCTGCTCATCACAGGCTCGATCGTCTGTCTATCGTTGAAGGTCCGGAGCGTCTGCTCAAGCCTGAGTGGGAAAACGCTCACGAAAACTTTCATCAAGCACTGATCTCCAGCTGCAATTCTCCAACCTTGCTGCGCTTGTGTTCGTCACTGCGTGACCAGACGGCGCGTTATCGATTCTTGTCGATGCACTACGCCGAGAGCAGCCATCGCGATGTGCCCCATGAACACCGCCAACTGATGGATGCCGCATTGGCCAAGGACATTGGCAAAGCGTGTGAGTTGCTCTCCCGACATTATCAAACCACCACTGATTCAGTGCTCAAGCATGCGCTTCTGAATGAGGTTTGA
- a CDS encoding TetR family transcriptional regulator, with translation MVRKRKEDVEITLGLLLDAAEEVFSRRGYAQATFQEIAEQAGLTRGAIYWHFKDKEALLDAVLHRAPLPWDQLPAHFNGLRQAPTVKQLSMTLGAGLQQIVSDPRLHRTTLILLHRTELVHENYLVYCRLTRILNRIKTYVVAALSMRFKEADGSPCKQIPAIATSVKTLLTGSIYEWLLNQAEVDLKHIPSMIEALCSPLMGKHQTSFRSACLSTESVVV, from the coding sequence ATGGTCAGAAAACGTAAAGAAGACGTCGAGATCACACTCGGCTTGCTGCTGGATGCTGCTGAAGAAGTCTTCAGCCGCCGCGGCTACGCCCAAGCAACTTTTCAAGAGATCGCCGAACAGGCTGGATTGACGAGGGGCGCAATCTATTGGCACTTCAAAGACAAGGAGGCGTTGCTCGACGCAGTGCTGCACCGTGCTCCACTGCCTTGGGATCAACTACCCGCGCACTTCAACGGCTTGCGGCAGGCACCGACGGTCAAGCAATTGTCGATGACATTGGGCGCTGGATTACAGCAAATCGTTAGTGATCCCCGACTGCACCGGACCACCCTGATCCTGTTGCATCGCACAGAACTGGTCCACGAAAATTATCTGGTGTATTGCCGGCTAACGCGCATCTTGAACCGCATCAAGACCTACGTGGTTGCAGCATTGAGCATGCGCTTCAAGGAGGCCGACGGCTCGCCTTGTAAGCAAATTCCGGCCATCGCGACATCCGTCAAAACACTCCTGACTGGATCGATTTACGAATGGCTGCTCAATCAGGCCGAAGTTGACCTCAAGCATATTCCCTCCATGATCGAAGCCTTGTGCTCGCCTTTAATGGGCAAGCATCAAACCTCATTCAGAAGCGCATGCTTGAGCACTGAATCAGTGGTGGTTTGA
- a CDS encoding IclR family transcriptional regulator, whose protein sequence is MSESKEKNEMDESRSGGIQVIARACSVMRVLGSHPRGLSLGAIAQEVGLARSTVQRIVSALESESMVEPIRPGSGFRLGPALAQLIHQTHTDIISIARKSLEEMSEQLNESVTLSCISGQQTNVIDRVIAERELRVVFPMGRSMPMHATADGKALLSTLSDEQILEVLGQSPEKLTDSTHGIQSLLEEMEQIRQSGFAIDNQEHTVGISACSILIPTFMGPHAVAVVAPTSRFEMRANEFRQALEACKASISKLAGEY, encoded by the coding sequence ATGAGTGAGTCGAAAGAAAAAAACGAAATGGACGAAAGTCGCAGTGGCGGGATTCAGGTCATCGCCCGTGCCTGCTCGGTCATGCGCGTGCTCGGTAGCCACCCGCGAGGCTTGAGCCTGGGAGCAATCGCTCAGGAAGTGGGGCTAGCGCGTTCAACCGTGCAACGCATCGTCAGTGCCCTGGAATCCGAATCGATGGTCGAGCCGATTCGACCAGGCAGCGGATTCCGTCTCGGCCCGGCATTGGCCCAACTCATTCACCAAACCCACACCGACATCATCTCGATCGCGCGCAAGTCGCTTGAAGAGATGTCGGAACAGCTAAACGAAAGCGTCACTCTGTCCTGCATCAGTGGGCAGCAAACCAACGTCATCGACCGAGTCATTGCTGAGCGCGAGTTGCGCGTTGTGTTTCCCATGGGCCGTTCAATGCCGATGCACGCGACGGCCGATGGCAAGGCGCTGTTGTCGACTCTGAGCGATGAGCAGATTCTTGAAGTACTGGGCCAATCACCGGAAAAGCTGACGGATTCCACTCACGGCATCCAGTCCCTGCTCGAAGAGATGGAGCAAATACGCCAAAGCGGTTTCGCGATCGACAATCAGGAACATACCGTCGGCATTAGCGCATGCAGCATTCTGATTCCGACATTCATGGGGCCGCATGCTGTTGCGGTCGTCGCGCCGACATCACGCTTCGAGATGCGCGCCAACGAATTTCGGCAAGCATTGGAGGCATGTAAAGCCTCCATCTCCAAGCTCGCAGGTGAGTACTGA
- a CDS encoding efflux RND transporter periplasmic adaptor subunit produces the protein MNFRPTRRLACAVPLAALILSGCQEPREPVAPKVPDVGVVTLHNEDVLLSSDLPGRTSAYRVAEVRPQVGGIIQKRLFSEGGQVKQGQQLYQIDPASYQAAFEKAQANLDTTRNLAERYQRLVESKAISRQQFDDAEANFKQAQADLKMARINLDYTRVLAPISGRISRSNITEGALVTTGQTEALASINQLDPIYVDVTQASTEMLKLRREMASGRLTMAGPDQVQIQLTLEDGSAYALPGALKFSEVTVDPSTGAVTLRAAFPNPDGILLPGMFVHARLTEGMRQQAILVPQQGVTRDLKGQATALVVNAENKAELREVKTLRTLGNKWLVESGLKAGDRVITEGVQLARPGMPINPVPATNTDANSAVVSATE, from the coding sequence ATGAACTTCAGACCCACCCGGCGTCTCGCTTGCGCGGTGCCGTTGGCTGCGTTGATCCTCTCGGGATGCCAGGAACCGCGGGAGCCCGTGGCACCCAAAGTTCCCGACGTCGGAGTAGTGACCCTGCACAATGAAGACGTTCTGCTCAGCAGTGACTTGCCGGGACGTACCAGCGCCTATCGTGTGGCCGAGGTTAGGCCGCAGGTTGGCGGGATCATCCAGAAGCGACTTTTCAGTGAAGGTGGGCAGGTTAAGCAAGGTCAGCAGCTGTATCAGATTGATCCGGCCAGTTATCAAGCCGCCTTCGAAAAGGCCCAGGCAAACCTCGATACCACGCGCAATCTGGCCGAGCGCTACCAGCGCCTGGTCGAGAGCAAAGCGATCAGTCGTCAACAGTTCGACGATGCCGAGGCCAATTTCAAACAGGCCCAGGCGGATCTGAAAATGGCTCGGATCAATCTCGACTACACCCGCGTCCTGGCCCCGATCAGCGGGCGCATCAGCCGCTCGAACATTACTGAAGGTGCATTGGTGACTACGGGTCAGACCGAGGCGCTGGCGTCGATCAATCAGCTCGATCCGATCTACGTCGATGTCACGCAGGCCTCTACCGAAATGCTCAAATTGCGACGCGAAATGGCATCGGGGCGTTTGACCATGGCCGGGCCGGATCAGGTGCAGATTCAACTTACGCTTGAGGATGGCTCGGCTTACGCACTTCCAGGCGCATTGAAATTTTCCGAAGTCACCGTCGACCCAAGTACCGGAGCGGTGACCTTGCGAGCAGCGTTTCCCAACCCCGACGGCATTTTACTGCCGGGTATGTTCGTCCATGCACGTCTGACCGAGGGCATGCGTCAGCAGGCGATTCTGGTGCCCCAGCAAGGCGTCACTCGCGACCTGAAGGGTCAGGCCACCGCATTAGTGGTCAACGCTGAAAACAAGGCGGAACTGCGCGAAGTCAAAACGTTGCGCACCTTGGGCAACAAGTGGCTGGTCGAGTCCGGTCTGAAGGCGGGGGATCGGGTGATCACTGAGGGGGTGCAACTTGCCAGACCCGGCATGCCGATCAATCCCGTGCCGGCGACTAATACCGATGCCAACTCCGCTGTGGTCAGCGCCACCGAGTAG
- a CDS encoding efflux RND transporter permease subunit produces MANFFINRPIFAWVIAIVIMLAGALSILKLPVNQYPNIAAPAVIITVTYPGASAQTVQDTVVQVIEQQLNNLDGLRYISSESNSDGSTNIIVTFDQGTNADIAQVQVQNKLQLATPLLPQEVQKQGLRVAKYQVNFMLIVGLYSEDGSMDDFDIGNYIVSNMKDPITRSKGVGDFLMLGAQYAMRIWVDPQKLNSFQLTSQDVIDAVQAENVQISSGSLGGLPTHKGVQLNATILGKSRMKTAEEFREILLKVNPDGSQVRIKDVAQVGLGAENFSISGTYNGKPAAALALRLATGANLLDTVKGVRQTVAELEPYFPKGLKVVFPYDTSPVVGASIHEVVKTLFEGILLVFLVMYLFMQNIRATLIPTLAVPVVLLGTFGILAAFGFTINSLTMFGMVLAIGLLVDDAIVVVENVERVMSEDGSSPKEATRKSMVQIQGALVGIALVLSAVFVPMAFFGGATGIIYRQFSVTIVSAMALSVLVALVFTPALCATILKPIDANHHHKKGFFGWFNRTFDRGADKYKSGVATIAKRKGLFLLIYLGIVAGMAWLFPQIPTAFLPDEDQGTMVVQVQMPPNTSAGRTQVVLDEIRGYLMEQEGDVLESAYTVNGFNFAGRGQNSGMLFIGLKPWEERKGDDTSIFSFTQRLQARISQIKDGTAIAIVPPAILEMGNAKGFDMFLQDRTGLGHEALMAARNQFLQLAAKDPVLMNVRPNGLSDEPQYQVVIDNEKARALQVSISDINNTMSTAWGSAYVNDFIDRGRVKKVYVQGEISARISPEDFEKWYVRNARGEMVKFSTFASGYWTFGSPKLERYNGTPAVEIMGEPASGYSSGDAMQAVERIVKQLPDGIGVQFTGISYEERLSGSQAPALYAISVLIVFLCLAALYESWSVPVSVIMVVPLGVIGAVLATLMRGLSNDVFFQVGLLTTVGLSAKNAILIVEFAKALHEEHGKPLVEAAIEAARLRLRPIIMTSLAFMLGVLPLAISNGAGSGSQHSIGTGVIGGMITATFLAIFFVPMFYVVICRLFAKKTAIPTAQIAEEQQ; encoded by the coding sequence ATGGCTAACTTCTTTATCAACCGGCCGATTTTCGCCTGGGTGATCGCTATCGTGATCATGCTCGCCGGCGCGCTGTCGATTCTCAAACTGCCGGTCAATCAGTACCCGAACATTGCTGCCCCGGCAGTCATCATCACTGTGACTTACCCGGGCGCATCGGCGCAGACAGTGCAGGACACTGTGGTGCAGGTGATCGAGCAGCAACTGAACAACCTCGACGGCTTGCGCTATATCTCGTCCGAGAGCAACAGCGATGGCAGCACCAACATCATCGTCACCTTCGATCAAGGTACGAATGCCGACATTGCTCAGGTGCAGGTGCAGAACAAACTGCAGTTGGCGACACCGCTGCTGCCGCAAGAGGTACAGAAGCAGGGCCTGCGGGTTGCCAAATATCAGGTCAATTTCATGCTGATCGTCGGGCTGTATTCCGAAGACGGTTCCATGGATGACTTCGACATCGGCAACTACATCGTCTCGAATATGAAGGATCCCATCACCCGCTCTAAAGGTGTCGGGGACTTCCTTATGCTGGGCGCGCAGTACGCGATGCGTATTTGGGTCGATCCACAAAAGCTGAATAGTTTTCAATTGACATCCCAGGATGTCATTGATGCCGTGCAAGCGGAAAACGTTCAAATTTCATCTGGCTCACTCGGTGGTTTGCCAACCCATAAGGGCGTGCAACTGAACGCGACGATCCTCGGCAAATCGCGGATGAAAACTGCGGAGGAGTTCCGAGAAATTCTGCTCAAGGTCAATCCGGACGGTTCACAAGTACGGATCAAAGACGTTGCGCAAGTAGGGCTGGGCGCCGAAAACTTCTCGATCTCCGGTACCTACAACGGCAAGCCCGCCGCCGCGCTGGCATTACGCCTGGCCACCGGTGCAAACCTGCTCGACACGGTTAAAGGCGTTCGACAAACCGTTGCTGAACTGGAGCCCTATTTTCCTAAAGGTTTGAAGGTGGTGTTTCCCTATGACACCTCACCCGTCGTGGGAGCTTCGATTCACGAGGTGGTGAAAACGCTGTTCGAAGGCATCCTGCTGGTGTTCCTAGTGATGTATCTGTTTATGCAGAACATCCGTGCCACGCTGATTCCGACGCTAGCGGTGCCGGTGGTGTTGTTGGGGACTTTCGGAATCCTTGCGGCGTTTGGCTTCACGATCAACAGCCTGACGATGTTTGGCATGGTGTTGGCGATCGGGCTGTTGGTGGACGATGCCATTGTTGTAGTGGAGAACGTCGAGCGGGTCATGTCGGAGGATGGCTCTTCGCCTAAGGAAGCCACGCGTAAATCCATGGTGCAGATTCAGGGTGCGCTGGTGGGCATTGCTTTGGTGCTCAGCGCGGTGTTTGTGCCCATGGCCTTTTTTGGCGGGGCGACCGGCATCATCTATCGACAGTTTTCGGTAACGATAGTGTCGGCCATGGCCCTGTCGGTGCTGGTAGCGCTGGTGTTCACCCCAGCATTGTGCGCGACGATTCTCAAACCCATCGATGCCAACCATCATCATAAGAAAGGCTTCTTCGGCTGGTTCAACCGCACGTTCGACCGAGGTGCAGATAAGTACAAAAGCGGTGTGGCGACCATCGCAAAGCGCAAAGGCTTGTTCCTGCTGATTTACCTAGGGATCGTTGCCGGCATGGCTTGGTTGTTTCCGCAGATTCCCACGGCATTCTTGCCGGACGAGGATCAGGGCACCATGGTCGTTCAGGTGCAAATGCCGCCTAACACCAGCGCTGGCCGAACCCAAGTTGTACTGGATGAAATTCGTGGTTATCTGATGGAGCAGGAAGGCGACGTTCTCGAGTCCGCTTATACGGTCAACGGCTTTAACTTTGCCGGACGCGGGCAAAACTCCGGCATGTTGTTCATCGGCCTGAAACCGTGGGAGGAGCGCAAGGGCGACGACACCTCGATTTTCTCTTTCACCCAACGTCTGCAGGCTCGTATCTCGCAAATCAAGGACGGAACGGCCATCGCTATCGTACCGCCCGCCATTCTTGAAATGGGTAATGCCAAAGGCTTCGACATGTTCCTTCAGGATCGCACGGGCCTTGGCCATGAGGCGCTGATGGCAGCGCGAAACCAGTTCCTGCAACTGGCAGCAAAGGACCCCGTACTAATGAACGTGCGCCCTAACGGCTTGAGCGATGAGCCCCAGTATCAGGTCGTCATCGACAACGAAAAGGCGCGGGCGTTGCAGGTCAGTATCAGCGACATCAACAACACCATGAGTACGGCGTGGGGGTCTGCGTATGTGAACGACTTCATTGATCGGGGCCGGGTCAAAAAGGTCTACGTGCAAGGTGAAATCAGTGCGCGAATTTCCCCTGAAGATTTCGAAAAATGGTATGTGCGCAATGCGCGTGGCGAGATGGTGAAATTTTCGACATTCGCCAGCGGTTACTGGACGTTCGGCTCGCCGAAACTGGAGCGATACAACGGTACTCCTGCGGTCGAAATCATGGGTGAACCGGCGAGCGGTTACAGCTCGGGCGATGCCATGCAAGCGGTGGAGCGCATCGTCAAGCAACTGCCCGACGGCATCGGTGTGCAATTCACCGGTATTTCCTACGAGGAGCGACTGTCCGGATCGCAAGCGCCGGCGTTGTACGCTATCTCCGTGTTGATCGTCTTTCTATGTCTGGCCGCGCTCTATGAGAGTTGGTCGGTACCGGTCTCGGTGATCATGGTGGTGCCGTTGGGTGTCATCGGTGCGGTGTTGGCCACCTTGATGCGGGGGCTGTCCAATGACGTGTTCTTTCAGGTGGGGTTACTGACCACGGTGGGCCTGTCGGCTAAGAACGCAATTTTGATTGTCGAATTCGCCAAGGCGTTGCACGAGGAACATGGCAAGCCTTTGGTGGAAGCAGCGATAGAAGCAGCGCGGCTGCGTTTACGTCCAATCATCATGACTTCTCTGGCTTTCATGCTCGGCGTGTTGCCGTTGGCTATTTCCAATGGCGCCGGTTCGGGCAGTCAGCATTCCATTGGTACCGGGGTGATCGGCGGAATGATTACTGCGACGTTCCTGGCGATTTTCTTTGTACCGATGTTTTACGTGGTGATCTGCCGATTGTTCGCGAAAAAAACAGCGATCCCGACCGCGCAAATCGCGGAGGAACAGCAATGA